ATGGATATGATCGCTTTCACCCATAAGAAGTGATTTCGAGTTCGAGCTTGAGTGGTTCTCCTTTTAATCAATTTTCTGAAACGCAAATTCAGCCCTAAAATAAATACTGGAcacaaaactaaaaaaaaacatGGCTCGTTTAATAGCAGAAGgaaattaaatttcaaaaataagaaaagatagtTTCTATATATTAGTATATAAGAATATTATGTGGCTGACAGAACAGAGGGTAAGGCCTGCACTCTGCATGACCACATTAAGGTGCCAAATTAATAGGGCATCCTAAAAAGAATCCCAATGCCAATGATCTCTATATTAATTACTCTATTACTATTATGATCTTCACTTAAATTACTCCACTAATTCTCTCATAGCATAGGCAACTCTCAAggaaatattaatcaaaattaatgtACAATGATAGTGGATTATGAATTcttaaggggggggggggggggacaaaGAGTTCTATAACTTATTAATGTGACAATAGGCTTGACATTATAAGTAGTTCTAGTTTGTAAGACCCCATGTATTTTGACGTTTTTTTGGTGAAAATGCGCAACGTGGGAtagatttattttgattttgaagaATGTTCAGCAATATTTGGGGCTAGTTAATGTTTGACACTGACTAAATGGCATTGTCTCTTAGTCTTAATGTGCGTGTTAGTTGGTGTGTTCAACTTGAATAAGAATGCTATGAACACGTAGAATGTTCAAGCTTGTTCTACCCTACATCCTCTCCTTACGTTTATTGATAAGCAAATGGACACGAAAAGCTAGCTCAAAAGACGAGGATTGTCCAAGACCAAATATGAAATGCCCCTTAACCCACCGATGTGGGACTCAACATTTGTTCCTTGTGGAGGTGCTTAATAATGAAGATTTTGGTTTCTACAATGTGTCTTGGTACTTGTTCTGTCTTAAAAGTCAGATTTTTGAGTATCTTTAGTATGGGAACAAATAGTAGGAAATGGATATAGAGATTCATATTGCTGATCTCTAGTGGTTGGGTATTGAGGAGTAATAGTAGTAAGAGTTGTTGCATTAAGTACAAGTATTGGCTGATTAGATGTATGAAATGCTTGTGCTTCATTACAATATGCTAAATCACCCTAGACAGTTATGCTCAATGCAATTAGTTGAAGGTAAATGTGTTGGGTAATACAAGTTTGTTGGACACTAGCGTCTTACCTGCTTGTGTGCCCTGCCAAATACACCGATAATTCCCCATCAATTCTTGAAAAGATGCGTAAATTCACTTGCTTTCCCTTGAGATGGCTAGCTGATTGTTACCTAATTAAGAATGAGTCAAAATGTATGTGGGCATCTTGATAATTAAGTCTAATGGGAATCTTAGGtgaattgagaagttatttACTTAAGAACTTGTTATGCCTTATCGTCATAGGTATTTTGTAGAGAATCATGGAAGGTAAAAGCTTGTTCTGACTGACAGATTGCTTTGCAGGTGAGAGATGTGATGAAGActagggctgttcacagttttggttaaaaccaaaaccaaatcgAAAATTTAATCAAACTGAATAAAATAACCGacattcagtttggtttggttttaaatttgaataaccgataatatttggtttggttatggttatagaaaaaaataaccgaataaataaccgaaccaaaccgataattatatacttaaaatttataattatttatatgtataatattagtttttcataaataattaacgatattttatacgttttaattattaagttaatattaatatacttatttttaaagcccaacaatccaaactcaactctcaagcccaattataaattctaataaacactaaacagcggtccaagtccaacaatccaagcccattagcccaactctcaagcccaattctaaatcctaaattctaaaggaaaaattacttgattgagtgctttttaaaaattaattactgattttagcgatattttttatttattaccatttatagcaatatataacaatattatgataaatctacacttgtattaaaagtgaattatgcacacaatataaatgtattataagtgttttaaaatatatattatgtttgtgtagtaagaaactaacataatgtattataagtctattaaaatatgtgataaatgtattatccatttataaaacttgtattatatatgttttataaatagttctctgcaatatgtattaaaactgtattataaatgtattataagtgttcaatgaaattatttttttattgctataaatggtaagtattttcttaatattatatatttatgtaagttgagaaattctaaatcctaaatttctaataagcactaagcacttgagcagtaggcagcaacataaagtaaaagttaaaactttaaaaccctagtatctgttttccttttacatttttgtttctctcacgttggtttctcacaaagtcacagactcacagtcatagactaacagtgaaggctcaagagcaacctcaactcctcaaccccaagtataagattgtcaaattttgagaaggtttgtaaggagtttttcaaattttaaattgattttaagttgttttctttttttttccgaatgtttaagttgtttcattttctgttttgaacctctgtgggtcgtgaggaaaaaagagcttcataagaatttgaagaatgtagagagagaatatttgaattatctcggctagtcataaaccgaataaccgaatcaaaccgaaccaaaccgacaataaccaaacccgtggttattattttacttggtttggttatggttttagacatttaataaccgattaaattggtttggttatggttttaatcaataaccgacccaaaccgaaccatgaacacccctaatgAAGACGAAAGAAGAATTTCCTGTCGTTGGCTGGGAAGAGTTCCATAGCAATGCATGTCTAACGTTCATAATTCATGAATGTTGTTGTATTAATTAGGACTCTTGCTAACGTGATTGTTTGAATAGATATTTAACTTTCAGGTactttatagtatttttttaagGAGTAAACTTATGATACATACTGGCCTGATTCTGTTTTTACAAAACAAAGTAGCATTTTCAGGACAAAAGAGACTCTCAGGACTACTACAGGAGGTCAAAGTTTCGTGCTTTGAAACACGTTAGATCGCCAACATTAgaaatgaaagagaaataaatgAAACATTCAAGGGTCTCTTAGCTTTAAGGACAACTGCCTACCGTGTGCACCATGTGAAATAACCAACCATGTTTGTAAATGTCAGTAGGAGTTGAGGCCTTAATTGATTAATTCTATCTCGTTCTATAGTGGGCAAATAAGGCGTAAAAACGACCAAATTTTGCTTCTTTCCCCTAAATCTGATGTTTTTCTTTAACTTGCCACACTAGTGCAATGAGCGGATATTTGGTTCTTCCCCAAGAGCTGCAGGGCCAGATTTACCTTGCACAAGGACCTCTcgttgaaaaaatatattgcatatatatagacaaaattatatttttaaaaagtagatGTGAGAGTGTGTATGCTTGACATAAGGGTTTTGAATTCTAGGACAAGGACCTCAAGTGTTAGTAACATGAGATCTGAATTTAACTTTTGTATATTGATTTTTTGATACAAACACAATGTTTGAGCTAAAGTTACGAGATTCTACTATGTTCAAGCCTATATCagctctttctttatttttctctttttctttttggttaaGATGATGAATATACCTTATTTGGGAAGGGGACCTTCTTTGTCTCCATCAACCTCAGCCATGATAATGTCTATCTCTTGCCAAAAGACAAATACCGAAAAGGGAAGGCAATTTCAACACCAAATATAGAATGGAATTTTGTCGAATCATCAATATTTAAATTGCTTGGAGGGGAGCCTTGGAACAATAACATTAAAGTTGTCTCCATGTAATCTATAGGTCACTTGTTCGAACCGTGGAAGTAACCATTAATGCTTACATTAGGTAAGACTGTTACGTCACACCTCTTGGGGCACGATCCTTTTTAGACCTTACGTGAGTGCATAATGCTTTGTGCACCGAGTTGTCAAATTGCTGGACAATTTTCACAAGTTTTGAAGCCTTTTGTGTTGCTTCTTGATATAGCCTAGTCTAGTTGACAGCATTTTGGAGCATATAGCGTCCAAATTTAGTAAATTCACTTGCGATGATGTATTTCTAGCATAAAACAACAAATAGATAGTGACATTTAGAAAAGGATTCATGAGTACAGGTTTATTAAACACCAGAAATGAGTTTAATATAGAAGAGGAAGaataatatatacacataatatTCATCAACTAAGAAAAAGAGTAATATTTGTGAGTAATGGAGAAAAATGGAAATCATTTTAGTAATGGAGAATTAGGGCGGGTTGGGTTACAACCCAATGTTATAACAACTTTAACAAAGTAATTTTTGAACGGATCAATATATAATCGTTCGACTCAAACTCATTTGAGCAGTGGATTTGTTATCTCTTGTCCAATTGAGAAGATGcatatttttgaattatatcAGGACTTTATCCTTGAAGTGGTGTTATCTCTTGTCCACATGATCAATGAAAATAAATGCTATTGTTATAAACTAAACAGAATAATTGAAGAGGTTTAACATCTGAAGAAACTTGTTAATGTCAAGATAGAACACTGTTTAGGGAGATCAATACGGTTGCAGACCATCTTGCTAAATTAGCCGCAAGCAAGCAAAATGAGACCTATTATGACACCTATTAGCAACTTCCTATATATGGAGGCTAGAGGTCCTTCTATAAGGCTCAAATCAAAAAGAGAAATTTCTCAGGCAAGCGACTTGCtgttcaaattaaataaaataaataaaagaagaattataATCTCCCAAAATCATGACATAATTGGATAGGTATACTATTTATATCAGAAAAGAACATAATTGTGAAATGATGATGGAAACTTCATTATCTATAGTACCATGACACAAACACGATGGAATTTAGACAAAAATTAATCTTGGACACGATAATTAACGACAAGAAGTATAGTTGTAGTCCAAGGTTATAAAAGGTTGCTTTCTCTACCACCTAAAAATGTGCAAGAAAGACATATATCTAgctaaaagagagaaaaaagaattACTACTATAATATAATGGAAACACCAAGGGCTATGTCAATCCTTGTTCTTAGACTTTTTACTATGTTGTTGTGCGCAGCTTCGGTGCCACTCATGATTACTAATAGCTTCCAACTTAGCGGAGGCGAGAAAACCAAATACAGTGATGTTAAGGGCTACAAGTtactttttctcatttttacttgttcattatattaaaaatattttttatattttttacttatatactatactaaaaataaattattaatataggTACGTCGTAGCGGCGGCAGGAATTGGATTTTTGTACTCATTGATTCAGCTGCCATTCGCAATGTATTATGCCTTTACAGGGAAGAGGGTTTTTCATGGCAGGTTCCTTGGCCTCTTGGATTTCTACGTAGATaaggtatatataattaagtagATACAATTGAGATGGTTGCACATTCAATATGTGAATTTAGAAAATAATGTGCATTCCATCATATCAAACGACTGGAGATAGACAGTACGTGTACAAAGTCAATTTGACTTAACTGATTAAAAGTAGTTGATAAAAGGATCAAGATTAATAATCCAACTAATTGAGTGACTATATATATAACGTAACACTTTCTTTTTGAATGAAATTAATTTGTAATGCATGCAGGCGTTAAGTTTCTTCCTAGCAAGTGGAGTTGGTGTTGGTTTTGGAGTCAGTTCTGAACTCAAGCGTTACGTAAATGGATTTGTAGACACAATTGAGACAACTGGGATTGATACATTCGAAGAGTTAAGGACCAAGAGCCAAAAATTCTTCGATAGGGGTAATTTAGCAACTACTCCCCTTCTTGCTGGATTCACTACTATGGCTGTTCTCACCATTATTACTTCCTTCAGTCGCAAATGAAGAACTACACTTTTTTGGTGCAACAACTATTAAATGTAGTAAAATAAGTCGAGTCTTGTTGGTTAATTCGCTTGCGTGTGACGtttaaataatttatgtgtGTTGAATTTTAAGATGCAATAATACTATGAGTGCTTACTTTGTCTCAATGAATATCAAGAGATCGATGGAAATTGACTACTCTTGCTATTAGCTATATGTTGTAACAGTGGATTCATTTGAGGTTCTTGAGTTTCTAATTAATGATGGTATGTTATTTTGTTAAATTGGGAAAATATTTGGAGAAAAACATTTGGGCCTTAATTGGTTTACATGTAAGTGCTGGACTTGGAAACTTATTTAGACCCAATTCTTCTTTATATGATGGACAAATTTAGCAATGTTATTGATAGAATGTAATTGAACCTATTTATTTACTTGGAGTTGGAGATAATGGTAGAACCAACAATTTTAACAAgggttttttaaaaaagttgcTAGAAGAGTGCAATTTAGAGCAAATTTTGAGCCACTTTTACCACTACTTTTAAAATTCCTATCTCAAGGAAATTCAACAATTTATATGTatgtaattataattaaaaaaaatattatatcttTTCCCATAATTTTATCCTATTTGCACAATTAAATTTTCTGACGAAGGAGATTCAACTAAAACCTTTCGGACCAATTTGCAAGCAAGCAAAGTACAAACAAAAGTCCAGATGATAGTATATAACTTGTGTAACACAATTTGTGATAATATTGCATTCACATGTCATATCAATATGTTTAATGTTTAGGTTACTTAAAACTTGAGAGGGACATTTGGTTCTTGTGGTAATGCATCAAAGTATTATATAAGGGCTCCCCCGCTGAGCGTGTCACCTTCTTTAATTGTGCAGCTTTAGTTCCCATCAAATAATATAGAGGTTAGATGAATTGACATATTATACAATCTTATCACTCCAAATGAAcgataaatttttatattcacaataacaacatattccgtgtaatttcatgatcataactgGGATTTGGAGACTGGAGAGGGTGGCGTATGTGTAGCCTTATCCCCTACCTAGCAGATCAAAAACATATTGCATCaaacataattaattcaaaatacaTTTACAATTGAACcaaactaaattaaatatatattccTATTCAAAACTAGATCTATTATTGGTGCggatatatataataaaagaaatgtaacatccaccattttaaaattttgaatgcaCCACTAAAATGGAGAAACTAAAAATAGGAAGGAAAGGACTCAAAGAAATGCTACCACGCACCCACTAGACCAATTTCCTTTAACACACTGAGGGATCCATTTGTTAGGAGTCAATTATATATGGAAGAAAAGGGGTAAACAACTTGAGGTACACGCAGGCAAACTTTAGTGTCTTAATGGAGATAAGCCAACTAATAAAAAGACAGATTGAGGCCAGCTCTAGTCAGGTCACTTAGGTAGAGTTTGTCACTTGCAAGCAATAGCTAACTACTACTAGTTTCTTTTGTCTTCCTAACTTCAATTAAAATTGTGCTTAGTTTCACACTGTCACTAAACTGTGCCTAAAACACTTCTCATTTCAAACCTAACAGGCAATGATCGATCAATATTCAAGATtagaaatttatgaatttttacaGCAATCTT
This Solanum dulcamara chromosome 8, daSolDulc1.2, whole genome shotgun sequence DNA region includes the following protein-coding sequences:
- the LOC129899333 gene encoding CASP-like protein 4D1, with the translated sequence METPRAMSILVLRLFTMLLCAASVPLMITNSFQLSGGEKTKYSDVKGYKYVVAAAGIGFLYSLIQLPFAMYYAFTGKRVFHGRFLGLLDFYVDKALSFFLASGVGVGFGVSSELKRYVNGFVDTIETTGIDTFEELRTKSQKFFDRGNLATTPLLAGFTTMAVLTIITSFSRK